CGTGATGCACACGACCGCGTGCGCGAGCGCGTGCAGGCCATCGACGCCGCCACGGCCGCCGTCAGCCAGGCCGAAGAGAATCTTCGCATCCGTCAGGTCCAGTTCGACGAAGGCCGCGCCACCAGCGAAGATCTTCTCGATGCGGCCCAGCTCCTCACGCGCCAGCGCGCAGCGCTCGCATCCGCAATCTACGAATCCCACGTCAGCCGCGCCCAGCTCCAGCAGCTGATGGGTGAGCCGCTGACCAGCGAATATCTGACCAGTGAGCCGCCTGCCGGCGAACATCCGATCAGTGAGCCGCTTGCCGGCGAACATTCGATCAGTCAGCCGCTTGCCGGCGAACATCCGATGCATGAGCCGCTTGCCGGCGAACATCCGATCAGTCAGCCGCCTGCCGCCCACCGTCCCGCGACTGCAAAGGGAGAAGCCCGATGAAGCGTCTGTTGTCCCTCGTCGCGGTCGCCGCGCTCATCGTGATCGGGTTCGTGGTCTTCCATCACAGCGGTGAACACGACGGGCGCTACACCGGTTTCGTCGAGGGCGAAGAACGCCTGCTGCGAAGCGAGGTCAGCGGACGCGTGCTCGACGTGAACTTCCGCGAAGGCGACCCCGTGCCGGCATCGGCCGTCGTTGCCCGCATCGACGATGCCGATATCGCCGCGCGCGCGCAGTCGGCCAGGCAGCAGGTCGACGTGCTGTCGCGCCAGATCGAGCAGGCGGTCATCGAAGCCGATCTTCGCGAGGCGAGCTGGAAACAGGACCTTCGTACGCGCGAGAGCGAAGCCGAGCAGGCGCGCGCGGACGTCGAGCTTGCCGCGCGCACCGCCCAGCGTGAGGAAGGCCTCGCCAGAAGCGGCGCGACGACGAAGCAAATGCTCGACGACACCCGCAACCGCCTGTCGACTGCGAAGACCTCAGCCGAGCGCGCCGCCAACGTCCTCGAACGAACCCGCGCCGAAGAGGCGACGATTGCCGCCGCCCGTGCACACGTCGAAGTGCTGCGCGGCCAGAAGGCGCTGGCCGCGAGCCAGCTCGCGGAGCT
The genomic region above belongs to Candidatus Limnocylindrales bacterium and contains:
- a CDS encoding HlyD family efflux transporter periplasmic adaptor subunit, with translation MKRLLSLVAVAALIVIGFVVFHHSGEHDGRYTGFVEGEERLLRSEVSGRVLDVNFREGDPVPASAVVARIDDADIAARAQSARQQVDVLSRQIEQAVIEADLREASWKQDLRTRESEAEQARADVELAARTAQREEGLARSGATTKQMLDDTRNRLSTAKTSAERAANVLERTRAEEATIAAARAHVEVLRGQKALAASQLAELEVTHAKFQIRSPNVPTIAQTQLLWPGELAQPGTPVFSVLDPRDKYVQIYVPVPDLDRVKVGTKMDIELDSNPGKRWPGEVTFIAERANFTPEKIETRSDRVGQVYRVKVRILEGVENFTVGSESDVYISTEAPR